A single region of the Deltaproteobacteria bacterium genome encodes:
- a CDS encoding TerC family protein: MDALLTTENLVALLTLTSLEIVLGIDNIVFISILTAKLPAHQQSGARRVGLLLAMGMRIGLLLALTWMMKLTRVLFTAFEHEFTGRDLILLVGGFFLVAKATWEIHDKLEGGPHEESGVRRHAAYGSILLQIMLLDVVFSLDSVITAVGMARSIEVMIAAVVLAVLAMMVFANPIARFIEAHPTMKMLALSFLLLIGVILIADGTGQHVGKGYVYSAMAFSLFVEILNLRVRHVSGPPVELHRRYAAGD; encoded by the coding sequence ATGGACGCGCTCCTGACCACCGAGAACCTGGTTGCGCTGCTCACGCTCACGAGCCTCGAGATCGTGCTCGGGATCGACAACATCGTCTTCATCTCGATCCTGACCGCGAAGCTCCCCGCCCACCAGCAGTCCGGCGCGCGCCGCGTGGGCCTCCTGCTCGCGATGGGCATGCGGATCGGGCTCCTCCTGGCCCTCACCTGGATGATGAAGCTCACCCGGGTCCTGTTCACGGCCTTCGAGCACGAGTTCACGGGCCGCGACCTGATCCTGCTCGTCGGCGGCTTCTTCCTCGTCGCGAAGGCCACCTGGGAGATCCACGACAAGCTCGAGGGCGGCCCCCACGAGGAGAGCGGGGTGCGCCGGCACGCCGCGTACGGGTCGATCCTGCTCCAGATCATGCTGCTCGACGTCGTCTTCTCGCTCGACTCCGTGATCACTGCCGTCGGCATGGCGCGCAGCATCGAGGTGATGATCGCGGCGGTGGTCCTCGCGGTGCTCGCCATGATGGTCTTCGCGAATCCGATCGCCCGCTTCATCGAGGCCCATCCCACCATGAAGATGCTGGCGCTCTCCTTCCTGCTGCTGATCGGGGTGATCCTGATCGCCGACGGCACGGGCCAGCACGTCGGGAAGGGCTACGTCTACTCGGCGATGGCGTTCTCGCTCTTCGTCGAGATCCTGAACCTCCGCGTGCGCCACGTGAGCGGGCCGCCGGTGGAGCTGCACCGGCGCTACGCCGCCGGGGACTAG